One stretch of bacterium DNA includes these proteins:
- a CDS encoding ABC transporter ATP-binding protein: MLKVENLEVYYHHIHALAGISFEVNEGEIVALLGANGAGKTTTLAAISGLVKICNGAIRFLDQDITPLKPHQIVQLGITQVPEGRGIFEPLTVMENLQLGGWTKKNSKKQIAYVFEIFPLLYERRAQVAGTLSGGEQQMLAIGRALVSNPKLLLLDEPSLGLAPKLIERIFKTIARINQEGTSILLVEQNAYMSLNIAHRGYIFETGKIILAGKSDELVQNELVKKAYLGH, translated from the coding sequence ATGCTGAAGGTAGAAAATCTTGAGGTTTATTATCATCATATCCATGCCCTTGCAGGGATTTCATTCGAGGTAAATGAGGGAGAGATTGTTGCCCTCTTAGGGGCTAATGGTGCGGGTAAAACAACAACTCTTGCCGCTATCTCAGGATTGGTAAAGATATGTAATGGGGCAATTAGATTTTTAGACCAGGACATTACCCCTTTAAAACCACATCAGATTGTTCAACTTGGAATTACACAGGTGCCTGAAGGAAGAGGGATATTTGAACCATTAACCGTGATGGAAAATCTCCAACTTGGGGGTTGGACAAAAAAGAACTCAAAAAAACAAATAGCCTATGTTTTTGAGATATTTCCACTTCTTTATGAGCGTCGGGCACAAGTCGCCGGCACATTAAGTGGTGGGGAACAACAAATGTTAGCCATTGGCAGGGCTTTGGTTAGCAATCCTAAACTTTTACTCTTAGATGAACCATCTTTAGGATTAGCCCCTAAACTTATCGAGAGGATATTTAAAACAATTGCACGGATTAATCAAGAAGGAACATCTATTCTCCTTGTAGAACAAAATGCTTATATGTCACTTAATATTGCTCATCGCGGGTATATTTTTGAAACAGGGAAAATAATATTGGCGGGGAAAAGTGATGAACTTGTCCAAAATGAATTAGTGAAAAAGGCCTATTTAGGTCATTAA
- a CDS encoding flagellar biosynthesis anti-sigma factor FlgM, producing the protein MVVNPITLTPKVTEVNGVKPKGIENDPALADKVSISSQARGIQQERVEAKELAKKIMVAIPDIRQEKISEVIERLNSHSLTKEEIIEGVAERMARMIGIGLS; encoded by the coding sequence ATGGTAGTAAATCCAATTACATTAACACCAAAAGTAACTGAGGTAAATGGGGTCAAACCCAAAGGAATAGAGAATGATCCGGCACTTGCAGATAAAGTATCTATTTCTTCTCAGGCAAGAGGAATTCAACAGGAGAGGGTTGAAGCAAAAGAATTAGCAAAAAAGATAATGGTTGCCATCCCTGATATTCGTCAGGAAAAAATCTCAGAGGTCATCGAACGACTGAATAGTCATTCTCTCACAAAAGAAGAGATAATAGAGGGGGTTGCCGAGAGAATGGCACGGATGATAGGCATCGGCTTAAGTTAA
- a CDS encoding four helix bundle protein, with product MNEKLDDFRQLVVWQKSHHLVIRIYEITKNFPTEEKYGLVQQMCKAAVSIPANIAEGFKKQGIKNKLNAYNISQGSLEELR from the coding sequence ATGAATGAGAAGTTAGATGATTTTAGACAACTTGTAGTATGGCAAAAAAGCCATCATTTAGTGATAAGAATATACGAAATAACCAAAAACTTCCCCACTGAAGAAAAATATGGATTGGTGCAACAGATGTGCAAAGCGGCTGTTTCTATTCCAGCAAATATTGCAGAAGGTTTTAAGAAACAAGGCATAAAGAATAAGTTAAATGCCTATAATATAAGCCAGGGCTCTCTTGAAGAACTAAGGTAA